From one Lolium rigidum isolate FL_2022 chromosome 4, APGP_CSIRO_Lrig_0.1, whole genome shotgun sequence genomic stretch:
- the LOC124705621 gene encoding DNA replication complex GINS protein PSF1: protein MVEQNLDIETTRNEDHYGAAIHHLSLLRNKRCLMAYMYNRAETIQSFRWKIGPVLPHEIQEKLHFSEKEYFKNHSTAIKSYISEMDIDLAVDMVPPKDPYIQVRVLEDIGEVSLGDHSISLTKNSLHFLRRTDAEQFISQGLMEEFLE from the exons ATGGTGGAGCAAAACCTAGACATTGAAACGACAAGAAATGAGGACCACTATGGTGCAGCTATCCACCATCTTTCGCTGCTCCGTAACAAAAGATGCCTCATGGCTTACAT GTACAACCGAGCTGAAACTATTCAGAGTTTTAGATGGAAAATTGGTCCTGTGCTTCCTCATGAAATACAAGAAAAGCTCCATTTTTCAGAGAAAGAGTACTTCAAGAACCACTCTACAGCCATTAAGTCCTACATATCAGAAATGGATATAGATTTAGCGGTG GACATGGTACCCCCCAAGGATCCTTATATCCAGGTTCGAGTGCTGGAGGACATTGGTGAAGTATCTCTTGGCGACCATTCCATATCGTTGACAAAGAACTCACTACATTTCCTAAGGCGCACAGATGCAGAACAATTTATATCACAG GGTCTCATGGAAGAATTTCTGGAGTAG